In Phycodurus eques isolate BA_2022a chromosome 10, UOR_Pequ_1.1, whole genome shotgun sequence, a genomic segment contains:
- the bhlhe40 gene encoding class E basic helix-loop-helix protein 40 has protein sequence MEGITRAQPPPPCVPKHPSLDIADMQGMDFPIYVYKSRRGVKRGDDSRETYKLPHRLIEKKRRDRINECIAQLKDLLPEHLKLTTLGHLEKAVVLELTLKHVNALNSLLERQQQQILELQKGLQISDNGSDGPEVSEQMFHSGFHLCAKEVLHYLARRDNSQDLMPSHVISHIHKVASEVLQHQSDTLVSESVFQSSAKLKKPAEQPSRATKGPSKNCVPVIQRTYPGGMGEQSGSDTDTDSGYGGEHDKRDPTARRSDGHGKEAELKRARSERTADGVENEGGEPWAKKSRSDSSEDESLSGPAAGAAGNYVAFSPNRHPLCLPFYFIPPAAAAAAAYLPMLEKCWYPGGMPVMYPGMSASAASLPPETLSPPLVMSQRAGSPIPRQRSLDSPVLHKALKQVSPLNLDTKE, from the exons ATGGAGGGGATTACGAGGGCGCAACCGCCGCCGCCGTGTGTGCCCAAACACCCGTCGCTGGATATCGCTGACATGCAGGG GATGGATTTTCCCATTTACGTATATAAATCACGAAGGGGCGTGAAACGCGGGGATGACAGCAGG GAGACCTACAAGTTGCCACATCGACTCATCGAAAAGAAAAGACGAGACCGAATCAACGAATGCATTGCCCAGCTCAAAGATTTGCTACCAGAGCACCTCAAGCTTACA ACGCTGGGTCATTTGGAGAAAGCGGTGGTGCTGGAACTCACTCTGAAGCACGTGAACGCCTTGAACAGCCTGCTggagcggcagcagcagcagatctTGGAGCTGCAAAAGGGCCTCCAAATAA GTGACAACGGCAGCGACGGCCCAGAGGTCAGCGAGCAGATGTTCCACTCGGGTTTCCACCTATGCGCAAAAGAGGTCCTCCACTATCTGGCTCGCCgagacaacagtcaggacctgatGCCGTCCCATGTCATCAGCCACATCCACAAGGTGGCTTCTGAAGTACTGCAACATCAAAGCGACACGCTCGTCAGCGAGTCCGTCTTTCAGAGTTCGGCGAAACTGAAGAAACCCGCGGAGCAGCCCTCCAGAGCCACCAAGGGCCCGTCCAAGAACTGCGTTCCCGTCATTCAAAGGACTTACCCAGGCGGGATGGGGGAGCAGAGCGGCAGCGACACAGACACTGACAGCGGCTACGGGGGCGAACACGACAAACGTGACCCCACGGCCCGGCGGTCGGACGGCCACGGGAAGGAGGCGGAGCTCAAGCGCGCGAGGTCTGAGCGGACCGCTGACGGCGTCGAGAACGAGGGGGGCGAGCCCTGGGCCAAGAAGTCTCGGTCTGATTCCTCTGAGGACGAAAGCCTCTCTGGTCCTGCAGCCGGAGCCGCCGGCAACTACGTGGCTTTCTCCCCCAACCGACACCCGCTCTGCCTCCCCTTCTATTTCATTCCCCCCGCAGCTGCAGCAGCGGCAGCATATCTGCCCATGCTGGAGAAGTGTTGGTATCCCGGGGGCATGCCAGTCATGTACCCTGGCATGAGCGCCTCTGCGGCCAGCTTACCCCCAGAGACGCTCTCGCCGCCTCTGGTGATGTCCCAGAGGGCGGGCTCGCCAATTCCACGCCAGCGCTCCTTGGACTCCCCTGTACTTCACAAAGCTTTAAAACAGGTCTCCCCATTAAACTTGGATACTAAAGAGTAa